In Micromonospora sp. NBC_01813, the following are encoded in one genomic region:
- a CDS encoding F0F1 ATP synthase subunit delta gives MQSATSRESYAAVTERLAAFVAGSAPAAIAATADDILSVADLLRRQPRLRRALSDPARAAADRVDLLRGLLAGKVTAEAVELLAAVVTARWSRPSELLDATERLGVDAVLAGAESAGDLIEVEDELFRFGKIIDGDAQLGAAIGDSSVAVDRRVELVRGLLAGKAKPATIRLADQAVRGFGGRNASAGLSRLVELAAQRRDRQVAHVTVAAALTEAQEQRLGATLTGMYGRDVSVKLTVDPAVLGGMSVRIGSDLYDGTVRRRLIDTRKALAGR, from the coding sequence ATGCAGTCCGCCACCAGCCGGGAGTCCTACGCCGCGGTGACCGAACGCCTGGCGGCCTTCGTGGCCGGCAGCGCGCCGGCCGCGATCGCCGCCACGGCCGACGACATCCTCTCCGTGGCCGACCTGCTGCGCCGGCAGCCCCGGCTGCGGCGGGCACTGTCCGACCCGGCACGGGCCGCTGCCGACCGGGTGGATCTGCTGCGGGGTCTGCTCGCCGGCAAGGTCACCGCCGAGGCCGTCGAGTTGCTGGCGGCGGTGGTGACGGCACGTTGGTCGAGGCCGTCGGAGCTGCTCGACGCGACGGAGCGGCTCGGCGTGGACGCGGTCCTGGCCGGTGCCGAGTCGGCCGGCGATCTCATCGAGGTCGAGGACGAGCTGTTCCGCTTCGGCAAGATCATCGACGGCGACGCGCAACTCGGCGCGGCGATCGGCGACAGCTCGGTAGCCGTGGACCGGCGGGTCGAACTGGTCCGCGGGTTGCTGGCGGGCAAGGCCAAACCGGCCACCATCCGCCTGGCCGACCAGGCGGTACGCGGCTTCGGCGGGCGAAACGCCAGTGCCGGGCTGAGCCGCCTGGTGGAGCTGGCCGCGCAGCGGCGGGACCGGCAGGTGGCACACGTCACGGTCGCCGCCGCGCTGACCGAGGCGCAGGAGCAGCGGTTGGGCGCCACGTTGACCGGAATGTACGGTCGAGACGTCTCCGTCAAGTTGACGGTCGACCCGGCTGTCCTCGGCGGGATGAGCGTACGGATCGGATCCGACCTGTA